Within Sphingobium sp. SCG-1, the genomic segment AGATGGGATTTGTCGAAACAGGCGAACGCCCCATGCTCGAACGCTTCGGTGCAGATCGGCGCGTCGTGCGTCGCGCTGCTCGACACCATCACATAAGCGGTCTCGTGCCAAAACCCCTTCAATTCGTCCAGCAACGCAATGCCGCCTGTCCCCGGCATGGCGATGTCCAGAGCGACGACATCGGGCAAGGTCTTGTGCACCTTCTCCACTGCCTCCTCCGCGTTCGAAGCCGTCCCCACGCACAGGAACGCGGGCTCCTTGCCCAGTATCTCCTCGAACATCGCCCGGATGGTCAGCGAGTCATCAACCACCAGAACCTTTATCTTCTCCATAGCCTGTCCTCTCGCGCTGTCATCTCCGGCTAACCTACTAGCTTTCGGCTATTTTTCCGTGAACTGACAGGCATAAGGACGACGGGTTTAAGAGTAAGTTTAGAAATACCGGACACATATCGTCGCCAGGAGGACGGTGGTCGTTCTCACTTGCGCATTGGGTCGATCACGCTATCCATCGGCCAGACGACGAACGGCAATGCCGCTCCGCCGTCGGGGGCTCGCCGGGGGGCGGCGAGAGAACATGCAGTGGGGGCTGCCGTTGAAAACAGTGTCTTTCTGGCGTCTTGCGGTGGCAATGCTCGCCGCAATCCATGGCTTCGCGCCTGCATGGGCGGATCAGGGTTCGAACGTAGACGCTCCAGCGCAAGCCGCGGCGCCACCTCCCAAACCAGCGCCATCGCTGGGCAAGCTACCCGTTGCCGCTTTCGCCAAGCTGCCATTCCTCGAAATGCCCGTCCTTTCGCCGAATGGACAGATGATTGCGGGACTGTTCGGGGCAAGGGAAAGCCAGGTCATCGGCCTCATGAACCTGTTCGCCAAAGGCGGGCCGATGACCATCGGCATCCCCGAGGGAACGCAGGTGCAGTGGATACGCTGGGTGAACGATGATCGGATCATCATCGGCCTTACCGCGCTGATCCCGATGAACGCCGACCGGTGGTACGTCTCGCGCCTCATCAGCATGGACGTGAAGACCGGCAAACCAACCAGGCTGCTCTGGGATTTGAAAGGGCAAAACGCGTCCGATGTATTATGGGTCGCGTCGGACGGCAGTCCGGATATCCTGGTCGCCGCACAGAACTCCATTTATTTCGGGCCGGACTTCTGGCCCTCCGTGTACCGCGTCGACACCGCCACGGGCCGCAAGAGCCGGGTAGTCTTGGGACGCGAAGGCGTGCACGACTGGTCTGCCGACATCACCGGCCGCATCCGTTCAGGCTTGGCCTACAACGACCGGAACCGCACTTTCAAACTGCTTTATCGTGACGCGGCGGGCGACGCCTTCCAGATCATAGATTCAGCCGACAGCCGCAAGCGCGAGACTCTGCAATGGCCGTTCCTGTTCCTGCCCGGCGGCTCACATGCGCTGGTCATGCACGATGACGATCGTGGCCGCAGCGGCATATACGAAACGGACCTGCTGACGCAGAAGGACGTGCGGACGGTCTTCACCATGCCCGACGACAGTTCGATGGAAGTGGCCTCTCCGCTGCTTTCGGATGATGGCGCCACGCTGCTCGGCGTCGCGACGACGGATCTGAACAACAGCGTGCACTGGATCGACCCCGCGCTCGCCGAATTGCAAGCGCTGTTCGACAAGTCGGTTCCCGGCAAGCGCGCCCGCATCGTCAGCTTCAGCAAGGATCGCAGCATGATGCTGGTTCAGGTGGGCGGCCCGGACATGCCGGGTTCGCTCTACTATTTCAGCATGAACGTCGGTGTGCTGAACAAGATCGCCGACGTGAATCAGGATGTTCGCAGCCGCCGGCTCGCGCCCGTGAAAGCCATTCGTTACAAGGCGCGTGACGGTCTGGAGATAGAGGGCATATTGACGCTTCCGACCGGCCTCGATCCGCGCGCCCTGCCCTTCATCGTCATGCCCCACGGCGGTCCGTGGGCGCGCGATGCGCTGAACTATGACTATATCGCGCAGTTTCTCGCCAATCGCGGGTATGCCGTGTTGCAGCCCAACTTCCGCGGCTCGACGGGCTACGGCACTGAATTCCTGCGCAAGGGAGAGGGCGAGATGGGCCTTGCCATGCAGGACGATGTGACCGACGCAGTGCAATGGGCCGTCAAGGAAGGCATCGCCGATCCGAGGCGCACCTGCATCGTCGGCGCGTCCTACGGCGGATATGCGGCGATGTGGGGCATCGCCAAGGAGCCTGAGCGCTATCGCTGCGCCATCTCGATCGCGGGCGTCGCCAGCCTGCGCCGCGAAGTCAACGACTTCGGCAACAACCTGATGGGCGGCAAGTTCAAGGATGACTGGGGCCGCATGACTCCGAATTTCGAAGCAGTTTCGCCCATTAACGCCGT encodes:
- a CDS encoding alpha/beta hydrolase family protein — translated: MSFWRLAVAMLAAIHGFAPAWADQGSNVDAPAQAAAPPPKPAPSLGKLPVAAFAKLPFLEMPVLSPNGQMIAGLFGARESQVIGLMNLFAKGGPMTIGIPEGTQVQWIRWVNDDRIIIGLTALIPMNADRWYVSRLISMDVKTGKPTRLLWDLKGQNASDVLWVASDGSPDILVAAQNSIYFGPDFWPSVYRVDTATGRKSRVVLGREGVHDWSADITGRIRSGLAYNDRNRTFKLLYRDAAGDAFQIIDSADSRKRETLQWPFLFLPGGSHALVMHDDDRGRSGIYETDLLTQKDVRTVFTMPDDSSMEVASPLLSDDGATLLGVATTDLNNSVHWIDPALAELQALFDKSVPGKRARIVSFSKDRSMMLVQVGGPDMPGSLYYFSMNVGVLNKIADVNQDVRSRRLAPVKAIRYKARDGLEIEGILTLPTGLDPRALPFIVMPHGGPWARDALNYDYIAQFLANRGYAVLQPNFRGSTGYGTEFLRKGEGEMGLAMQDDVTDAVQWAVKEGIADPRRTCIVGASYGGYAAMWGIAKEPERYRCAISIAGVASLRREVNDFGNNLMGGKFKDDWGRMTPNFEAVSPINAVDRIKTPLLLIHGKRDVTVDVSQSSRMFARMQGAGKQVEYVPVPLADHYFTRQPDRITLLTALETFLAKHNPSGDAAAGEVAAAQ
- a CDS encoding response regulator, with amino-acid sequence MEKIKVLVVDDSLTIRAMFEEILGKEPAFLCVGTASNAEEAVEKVHKTLPDVVALDIAMPGTGGIALLDELKGFWHETAYVMVSSSATHDAPICTEAFEHGAFACFDKSHLIADKRSLVRLLKEAAKGKASRAAHRDDGTTLPH